AACTTCCGGCTCTACAGGTGTACCCAAATTATATATTTTTTCCAAAAATGACCTTCTTCAAAGTGCGCAAGCTACTGTCCGCTTTTTTGATTTACAGCCCCAAAATACCGCTTTGCTCTGTCTTTCTGCCGATTTTATTGCAGGAAAAATGATGCTCGTGCGGGCTATCGTTGCCCGCTTGCGCTTGTATTGCACTGCCCCCCGGTCGCTGCCTTTATCTGATGTGTCTTTATCCTTTGATTTTGTGGCGATGGTGCCTGCACAGGTGCTTGAAACTTTGCAAAAAAACGCCGCCCTCTGGCAACAGGTTCGCTGCTGTATTGTGGGCGGTGCTGCTCTCAGTGCGGCACAAATTGCGGCGTTGCAGTCGTTGCCCACCCGTTTTTATGCCACTTTCGGTATGACAGAAACCCTCAGCCACATCGCCGTGCGCGCCCTCAACGGAGTGCAAGCTGCCGAATATTATCAGGCATTGCCCAACATCATTTTGCGCACCGACGAACGCTCCTGTTTGTGTATTCGCGCTCCTTATTTGCCGCACGAAATCATCAGCAACGATATTGTGGATTTGCAAGCGGATAAGGTTCGTTTTCGGTTTTTGGGACGCGCCGATTCCGTGATAAATTCGGGCGGCATCAAGATTATTCCCGAATTGCTGGAAGCCAAAATTGCTCAGTTTATTGCTGTGCCTTTTTATTTTGCAGGTAAAAATGACGAAAAATGGGGGCAAAAATTAGTGCTTTATATAGAAAACGCTCCCTTTGAAAAAGAAAAAATGAGTCACTTCCGCTCTGTGCTGCAACAGCAATTGCAACGCTACGAGCAGCCCAAAGAAATTGTTTTTCGCACCGCCTTTCAGCGCACCGCCACCGGAAAAATAAAAAGGATTGCTTTTTAAAATATTTTTACCGCGGCTCAGGCAACATTTTTTTCTTTCATTTGCTCTTCCTTTTAAAACCAGAAAAACTTATATTATTATGAAATTAGTATTTGCATTTCTTTGTAGTTTGTTGCTCGGTGCAGAACAACTTTTTGCCCAGAATGATATTTATTTTCCGTTGTTGGAAAACACCAAATTTGTTTATACGGCAGGTGCTTATGATGGCGATCAAACAAAGGAATTGGTTTTTGATAAGGATACTTTGGTGGATGGTGTGGTATTGAAAAAATATTTTTTTTCGTATAAAGGCGAATGGGAAAGTTGGGAATCGCAAATGTGTTTATTATTAGAAGATGTAGCCGAGCAGCGCGTGTGGCAACGGTATTTTTCGGTAAATGCTGCCGGAGAGTCGGAATATTACGACCAGTTGCTTTATGATTTTTCTTTGCAACTTAATGATACCATATCCTATTCTACTTATGAAAGTGGTGACTACATGGTGCAGTATATTTCAAAAGAAGATAGCGTGATGACGGGAAATGGCTGGGCTAAACGTTTGTATATTCGCTATCTTCATCACGCTTCAAACCACGACCACGAGTATACTGTTTTGTGGATTGAAGGCGTAGGTAACTATTATAATACTTTGTCTGCAGACTTTCCTGATTGGTGGAATACCTTTGACCCTGTATGTGTTTGGAAAAATAATACTTTTGTTTTTGGAAATTGTGAAGAGAATGGTTTTAATTCCCTAAATGACCCAATGGCGACACCGCAAGCGAATGTGTTCGCGGTGTTGCCTACCCTTCCATCTGACAATGGTTTATTACAACTTGCTTATACGGGCGGTGGTTCTTTGGTGTGCTCGGTGGCGTTGTATGATATGCAAGGAAAAACGATAGCTGTATGGCGGCATCAGGCAGTGGACTCGGCTTCTTCGTTGCTTTCTTTGGAGTTGCCTGCTGCTATGCTTAGTGGCGTATATGTGCTGAGTATTGCAGATGAAAAAGAGCAAAAGCAAATTTCAAATTTAAAAATTATACGTTAGCAGATAAAAAAGTATCTTCATAATAAGTCAATCATTTTTTTAGGTGCATCTCAAAACAAAAAAGCGGGCTTTTTAGCCCGCTTTTTTTATTTTTCAAGAGCCTGTTCATTATGCAGGTTTTTCTTCTTTTTTATTTTTTAATATACATCACTTCTTTTACTGCTTTTATTACGCGCTCGGGATTGGGTATCCACTCCTGAATGAGTGTGGGTGCAAAAGCCAAGGGTGTATCTTTGCTGTTGATACGGATTACCGGCGCATCTAAATAATCAAAAGCACGGCGTTGTACGATATGTGATATTTCGGAGGCAATGCCTGCCAAAGGCGACAATTCTTCTACAACGACTAAACGGTTTGTTTTTTTCACCGACTGTACAATGGTATTGTAATCAATGGGGCGTATGGTGCGCAAATCTATTACTTCGGCACTGATGCCGTCTTTTTCCAGCATTTCGGCGGCGGCTAAGGCCACTTTCATCATTTTATTGAACGACACTATCGTCACGTCGCTACCGCTTCGCTTGATGTCGGCAACGCCTATCGGAATTAAATATTCTTCTTCCGGCACTTCGCCCATATCCGAATACATCACTTCCGACTCCAAAAACACCACCGGATCATCATCGCGAATGGCACTTTTCAATAAGCCTTTGGCATCGTAAGGGTTAGAAATTGAAATCACTTTTAAGCCCGGAATTTGTGCATAAAATGCCTCAAAACTGTGCGAGTGTGTAGCTCCCAACTGACCCGCCGAGCCGTTAGCACCGCGAAATACGATGGGACACGAAAAATGACCGCCCGACATCTGAAGCATTTTGGCTGCAGAGTTGATAATTTGGTCGGCGGCGAGAATGGCAAAATTCCACGTCATAAACTCTACAATCGGGCGGCAGCCGTTCATCGAAGCACCTACGCCGATGCCCGCAAAGCCTAATTCCGAAATGGGGGTGTCTATCACGCGCTTTGCTCCAAACTCGTCCAACATTCCCTGACTTACCTTATAAGCTCCGTTGTATTCGGCTACTTCCTCGCCCATCAAAAAAACACGCTCATCGCGGCGCATTTCTTCGTTCATCGCCTCTCGAATGGCTTCTCTCAGTCGTATTTTACGCATATATTGTTCGCTTTAGTATATAAAATGAAGCACAAAAATAAGCATAGAAATCTTAGTTGAAATCTAAAATTTATGCTGTATCTGAAAAATTATCTTTTTTGCAAAAATTTTTCCCTGTGTTTTTTAATCCCTGTCGCTTTTTTATCCGCACCTGTCAGTATTGTCCGGTTTGTAGCAATACCAAAGTGCAGGCTTCTTCAACAATAATATTCGCTGCTTCTGCCAACTTTGCCAGTTCGGAATTTTCGGTGCCGGGGTTGAAAATAATGCGGCGCGGCTGCAAAGCAATGATGTAATCGTAGTAGGGCTTTTGCCGTTCGGGATTCAAATACAAAGTTATCGTATCAATGCGCTCGCCGTAGATGCGTTCGCTTACAATAGGTGTAGTGCCAATGTGGGCTTCTTTTGCACCAATAGCAAACACCTGATGTCCGTGGTGGTGCAGCATTTTTACTGCTTTGTACGAATAGCGATACTCATGCGGCGATGCTCCCAACACCAATGTCGGAAGCATACCGCTATCGGAATTACTCATCATAGTTGTTTTTTTTACTTCGTTATCATTTTGATTACCTTGCGAGCCAATAAAACACCGCCCATTGCAAAAATTCCTTGCACCGCCAACGACTGCCAAGAGTAGTAATCGGGGTTGCGTTTTGCAAGGCGGCGTACTTTGCTGCCCATATTTTTTTCAATGTAAGGTCGCTCTGCCACTTGTGCTATAGAGGATTTTAGTTCGTTTTTTTTGCGTTGTTTTATTAAATAATTCATACCAAAATTTAGTAATTGTTTTGCTAAAGCAGAACTCAATAAGTTATTGCCATTGTTTAAAAATAATCTTTCTGCCAATGATGATATATTCGCTGCCAAAGTATTAGTATGTGATGAAGGCGCAACTGATGATGGAGATCGTGCTTTTGCGCTTGTGTCGCTTTCTTCTATGTCTTTTCGCAATTGCTTTTTTGCCAAAGCAATTTTAGTGTTTATATATTTATTGTTATTTGTCATATTCAATTTGTTTTATTTGCTTTTTGCCCAACTCAAAAAATCGTTTTTTTTTAATCTTCTTTCATAATTTCATCTACAAATTTGTCGGATATGGCTTTAAAAATGGGAAATTCCAACAAACTCTCTCTAAAAATAATAAAAATTAATAAAAGCACTACATGAAACATCGTAAGTGCTGCAAATGCTCCAAGTGCGCCCCAAAACGATGCCAAGTAAATTGTGAGTGTTATGATGCCAAAAAAATATGCCATAAATGCTACCATACCAATAATAATAACGGATACCGCAGATGCCAACAAACCTGATATTTGTTCGACACGCTCTAAAGCAAAAAGTTGTATTTTTTCTTTTTGCTTGTCTTTAAAATTACTCACCAATGAATTCAATGAATTGATGAATTTTTCCGGTGCAAGTATATTTGAAATCAGTGCATTTAGCCAACCCATAGTTTTTGTTCCTGTTTTTTTAGCAAAATAAAAATATTTTAGCTTTTAAACTACTATTATTTTGAAAAAGTGCCTCTTTTTGTTCTTTGATGTGTTGTTTTTGGGTGAT
Above is a genomic segment from Sphingobacteriales bacterium containing:
- a CDS encoding pyruvate dehydrogenase complex E1 component subunit beta is translated as MRKIRLREAIREAMNEEMRRDERVFLMGEEVAEYNGAYKVSQGMLDEFGAKRVIDTPISELGFAGIGVGASMNGCRPIVEFMTWNFAILAADQIINSAAKMLQMSGGHFSCPIVFRGANGSAGQLGATHSHSFEAFYAQIPGLKVISISNPYDAKGLLKSAIRDDDPVVFLESEVMYSDMGEVPEEEYLIPIGVADIKRSGSDVTIVSFNKMMKVALAAAEMLEKDGISAEVIDLRTIRPIDYNTIVQSVKKTNRLVVVEELSPLAGIASEISHIVQRRAFDYLDAPVIRINSKDTPLAFAPTLIQEWIPNPERVIKAVKEVMYIKK
- a CDS encoding T9SS type A sorting domain-containing protein translates to MKLVFAFLCSLLLGAEQLFAQNDIYFPLLENTKFVYTAGAYDGDQTKELVFDKDTLVDGVVLKKYFFSYKGEWESWESQMCLLLEDVAEQRVWQRYFSVNAAGESEYYDQLLYDFSLQLNDTISYSTYESGDYMVQYISKEDSVMTGNGWAKRLYIRYLHHASNHDHEYTVLWIEGVGNYYNTLSADFPDWWNTFDPVCVWKNNTFVFGNCEENGFNSLNDPMATPQANVFAVLPTLPSDNGLLQLAYTGGGSLVCSVALYDMQGKTIAVWRHQAVDSASSLLSLELPAAMLSGVYVLSIADEKEQKQISNLKIIR
- a CDS encoding AMP-binding protein, which gives rise to MLLLDFSRYSISDIIAQIPRREAWQIAVADFLEWWNDTAEDNLHIKTSGSTGVPKLYIFSKNDLLQSAQATVRFFDLQPQNTALLCLSADFIAGKMMLVRAIVARLRLYCTAPRSLPLSDVSLSFDFVAMVPAQVLETLQKNAALWQQVRCCIVGGAALSAAQIAALQSLPTRFYATFGMTETLSHIAVRALNGVQAAEYYQALPNIILRTDERSCLCIRAPYLPHEIISNDIVDLQADKVRFRFLGRADSVINSGGIKIIPELLEAKIAQFIAVPFYFAGKNDEKWGQKLVLYIENAPFEKEKMSHFRSVLQQQLQRYEQPKEIVFRTAFQRTATGKIKRIAF
- a CDS encoding CoA-binding protein, which produces MLPTLVLGASPHEYRYSYKAVKMLHHHGHQVFAIGAKEAHIGTTPIVSERIYGERIDTITLYLNPERQKPYYDYIIALQPRRIIFNPGTENSELAKLAEAANIIVEEACTLVLLQTGQY